CAAAGGAGAAGAGGTAACCTTTACCTATGCCGGACAGGATACCCCGGTTGTAGACGAAGAAGTGACATTTACCAATGAACGCCAGAAGGTAAGCATCACCGTGGAAAAACAGGATGCAGAAACCGGAAGCGTGGTAGCTGGAGCCGTCTTTGGTCTTTATAATAAGAATGAGATCAAATCCGATGACAATGTAATCGTGAAAGCGGACACCTTATTACAGGAGATTACAAGCGATGAAAAGGGACAGGCACACTTCACCCTGGACCTGCCGCTTGGAACTTATTATGTAAAAGAAATTTCTGCACCGGACGGTTTTGTATCCTCTGATGAGGTACTGGAATTTGATGCCACCTATCAGGGACAAGACATCCAGACCATTAAACTGAAATCGATTAAGAAGAACCAGCCGACGACCATCGAGGTGACAAAATCCGATCTGACCACAGGCGTGGAGTTGAACGGAGCATCCCTTTCTGTTCTGGATGAGGATGGAAACGTGATCGACAGCTGGACTTCCGTAAAGGATGAGCCTCATGTGATCAAATATCTGACTGTTGGAAAAACCTATATCCTCCGTGAATCCCTTGCACCGCATGGTTATTTAAAGACTACGGATGTGAAATTCACCATCGAGGATACCGCAGAAATACAGAAAGTGGAAATGCAGGACCATGTACCGAAAGCACTGCTGATCGTAAACAAGAAGGGCGAATTCCTTGATAAGATCACCCTGCTGGATAACGTCAAAGGTGTTGTGGAACATTTCTTTGAGTACATTACAGGAAGCCTGACAGACGTTACCTTCGAAATCCGTGCTGCCGAAGATATCAAAGCAGCTGATGGCGTAAGCCCGGACTATTATTCCAAGGACGAACTGGTAGCAACTGTAACTACCGATGCAAACGGTGTTGCAGAAGTATCTGACCTTCCGGTTGGAAAATATTATGTCAAAGAGGTAGGCACAGCATATGGTTATATCCTGGATGAAGAACCACGATATGTAGATCTTTCCTACCGCGATCAGGATACCCCGGTTGTCGTATACGATGAGGACTGGCAGAACAACCGCCAGAAGGTGAAAGTGAACGTCCTGAAGAAAGAAAAGGATACCGACCGTGTATTAAAAGGCGGCATCTTTGGATTGTACACTAGGAACGACATCCTGTCCGCATCTGGAAAGGTGCTGATGGAAGCAGATACCCTGATCGAGTTAAAAACAACAGATGTAGATGGAAAGATTTCCTTTATTGCAGACCTGCCGATTGACGGAACCTATTATGTGAAGGAGCTGTATGCACCGGATGGATTTGTCACTACCGGAGAAGAACAGGAATTTGTTTTTGAGTACCAGGGAGACAAAGAAGCAGAAGTGTCCTATGAGTTCGTATTTGAAGATGAGCCGACAACCGTGGAACTTTCCAAAACCGATCTGACCACAGGCGAGGAACTGCCGGGAGCCAGATTACAGCTGACGGATGAAAACGGGGCTGTTGTTGAGGAATGGACATCCACCAAGGAGCCGCACATCATCAAAGAATTGGTTGTAGGAAAATCGTACACCCTGACAGAAACCAAGCCGGCCGATGGATATGCCACTGCGGAAAGCATCACATTCACCGTGGAGAATACTGTAGAGATCCAGAAACAGGTAATGGAAGATGATGTGACCAAAGTGGAGATCAGCAAAACGGATATTACCGGAGATAATGAGATCGAAGGAGCCAAACTGACCATCACAGATGAAAATGGCAATATCGTAGAAACCTGGACTTCCGGTAAAGAGCCGCATTATATCGAAAAACTTCCAATCGGTAAATACACCCTGAAAGAAGAGCAGGCTCCAAACGGTTATGTCGTTTCGGAAGAGATCACCTTCGAGGTGGCAGACACCGCAGAGATCCAGAAGGTAGCCATGAAAGATGATACCGCAAAGGGACGTCTGATCATTGAGAAAACGGACAAGGATACCGGAGCTGCACTGAAAGGTGCGGAATTTGAATTGAGGGATGCCGATGGCAAAGTGGTAGAAACCCTGACCACTGATGAAAACGGTCATGCAACCAGCGGACTGCTTGCAATCGGAACTTATAAGGATGGCAAATTTGATAAGGCAGCCACTTATTATCTGGTTGAGACCAAAGCACCGGAAGGATATCAGCTGGATGAGACCAAGCATGAAGTGACATTTACTTATGTAGATGACAAAACCCCAGTGATTGAAGTCATCCAGAAAGTGACGAACGAGAAGTTGCCGGAGGACACCCCGTCTGTAAGTAACCCGAAAACAGGCGATGACACCAACCTCTGGATTCCGGCCCTGTGCCTGATCCTTTCCACCGGCGGTCTGATCGGCATGGGTGTGGCATCCAGAAGAAAGAAGAAAAAAGGGGGCAGATAGGCTGAAACAATTATATTTTGCGTATGGAAGCAACATGGATCTGGACCAGATGGCATATCGGTGCCCAAAGGCGGAGGTGGTAGAAACCGTCCGCCTGGAGGGGTATCGGCTGACCTTTGCAGCCGCAGGAAGCGGTCTTGCCACCATCTTCCCGGAAGAGGGAAGCCATGTGGACGGCGTCCTCTGGTCACTGACCGGGGACTGCGAAAAGAGCCTGGATCTTTATGAAGGCTATCCTGATTTTTACGACAAACAGGAAATCACCGTCAAGAATAAAGGCGGAAGAGAGATCAAAGCCATTGTCTATATCATGACAAAAGATTACATGCAGAACTTTAATCCGCCCGGACGGTCGTACCTGACCGGAATCTTAAAGGGCTGCAGGCAGAATCAGATCCCAACAGAACCAATCCTGAAAGCAGCAAGGAAACCGCCTGTGCCGGGACAGACACAGAAGAGTCAGCCAAAGAAGAGAAAAGCCGGACAGGAACGATGAAAATCGTGAAAAAACTTTTTCAAGCGGTATGTCTTGCTGCTCTTTTCTTAAGTGCCGGATTTCTG
This window of the Mediterraneibacter butyricigenes genome carries:
- a CDS encoding gamma-glutamylcyclotransferase family protein, with the protein product MDLDQMAYRCPKAEVVETVRLEGYRLTFAAAGSGLATIFPEEGSHVDGVLWSLTGDCEKSLDLYEGYPDFYDKQEITVKNKGGREIKAIVYIMTKDYMQNFNPPGRSYLTGILKGCRQNQIPTEPILKAARKPPVPGQTQKSQPKKRKAGQER